A genomic segment from Glycine soja cultivar W05 chromosome 18, ASM419377v2, whole genome shotgun sequence encodes:
- the LOC114395085 gene encoding F-box/kelch-repeat protein At3g23880-like, with the protein MFGFGYDPSSDKYKVVAIALTMLSLDVSEKTEMKVYGAGDSSWRNLKGFPVLWTLPKVGGVYLSGTLNWVVIKGKETIHSEIVIISVDLEKETCRSLFLPDDFCFFDTNIGVFRDSLCVWQDSNTHLGLWQMRKFGDDKSWIQLINFSYLYLNIRPYEEKSMILPLCMSNNGDFFMLKFTRNADDEYQTILYNQGDGKSQVSVVPSGSFRTLLWRNLKIFTKSLVIPY; encoded by the coding sequence ATGTTTGGGTTTGGCTATGATCCGTCAAGTGACAAATACAAGGTTGTAGCAATTGCATTGACTATGCTCTCACTTGACGTATCTGAAAAGACTGAGATGAAAGTTTATGGCGCGGGTGACAGTAGTTGGAGAAACCTTAAAGGTTTTCCTGTTCTTTGGACTTTACCTAAAGTTGGTGGAGTGTATCTGAGTGGAACCCTTAATTGGGTTGTTATTAAGGGAAAAGAAACCATTCATTCTGAAATCGTAATTATTTCTGTTGACCTGGAGAAGGAGACTTGCAGATCATTGTTTCTTCCCGACGATTTTTGCTTTTTTGATACAAATATTGGAGTTTTTAGAGACTCGCTGTGCGTTTGGCAAGATAGCAACACCCATCTTGGCTTGTGGCAGATGAGGAAGTTTGGAGATGACAAGTCTTGGattcaattaataaattttagttatttatatctTAATATTCGTCCTTATGAAGAAAAATCCATGATTTTACCATTGTGCATGTCTAACAATGGAGACTTCTTCATGCTGAAATTCACTAGAAATGCTGATGATGAATACCAAACAATTCTGTATAACCAGGGGGATGGTAAGTCTCAAGTTTCTGTCGTTCCCTCAGGTAGTTTCAGAACTTTGTTGTGGCGCAACCTCAAGATTTTTACCAAAAGTTTGGTCATACCTTATTGA